gcatgTTCCCAGCCCCACGTCACCCCACTGTACGTTTCAGTGAGGTCCAGGGGAGCGGAACCGTGCCAGGCTGCACCGATCAGCACAGCCCTCCTTGCCTGGCAGCAGGTTGCATGCTAGTGCTGCAGAGGCAGGGACGAGGCCTGTGTCTCCTGAGCTTTGTTGCAGTGGTGTTTCCAGAGTGTAGGATTTGTGGCAGCTCCAGGAACACAGCCCCACATGGCACAGGGGCTGCTCCATGGCTTGGCACAGCGGTGCCGCCCTCGcagccccattcctgcagcagggcacGTGGCGTCCTGGGAGCCCAGTGGGGACTCAATGTCCCCCAGTGTCATTGTGAGTTGTTGGGGgtctgcaggctgtgcccaTGGGTCAtgccctgccctgtgctgtgtaCTGACTTCTGCTGTTGCTTCGTGGCTCGGCTCCTTCTCAGTTGGGTCTCGGTTCCGCCTCCTCCAAATTTCTTTTGGTTGCTTACTTTGTTagctgtttttttatttttattttcttttttttcttcctttcattcttttttttttttttcctttttatttcttctttttttttttttattattttttttggtggtgctgAACATGTCTCTGTTATTttgattcttttcattttgtctctTGTTATGTTTTATTATCAGGTTCATGGGAGACTGTAACAATCCCCCAACAGTACCAAAAGATCCCGCTCCCGGCTTACGGGGCTGCTGTGCTAAACGGTGACGCCTCGTCCCATCCGTTCCATTCCCtgcctccacctccacctccaccaccacaTTCCCATCAGACTCTTTTCAGTTCCTTTGGCTATCACAGGCTCTCCCCTAGCAGTGCCGACGAGCCGCGTTACGGACAAGGTAGTTCACCGCTCGCTTCATTCTCTCgatggatttctttcttttgaagtgtgtatctattcttttcttttctatccGCTCGGCTTCTCTCCCCCGTGCCTTGGTGCCTGCCGTGTGCTTGCACGCGGGTGCGTGTGCGCCTGCAGGCGTGTGCTGGTGCGTGCATGCAGATGTGTGcatgcgtgtgtgtgtgcacgcgTGCATGCAGAGCggcccctctgctgccctctccttgcactgctgctgtcaccccGCTGCAGCCACATCCCATCCCCGGTATCCCTGGCCACGCGGGCAGCTCTGGATGCGGCGCTGAGCCCCTGACCGTGTGCTATCCCACCCGCAGCATCCACCCCCAAAAACACTTTGCAGCCTCCTGGTGCCGGGTTGGGAGGGGACAGCAGGAGCGACGAGCCCCTGCCCTTGTAGCATCCCCTCTCGGAGTGTTCAGCACCCACAGGGCTGGGTCTGCGCATTCAGAGCGGGGCTGGCACTGTCCTGAGGGTGCTCTCAGGGCTGGATCCCCACAGGCAGTGACCAGCTTCGTCCCTGGGACTATCTCTGTGGCACAGGCGGGTGACGGGCACTGCTGGTGTGGGTGCTGGTGATGGTGACTGGGGAGCAGATATGGAGCCAAGGGTTCTCATGGTTGTAGCCTCTGTGCTGGCACACGGTGCCATGCCCTCGGGGGCCTCTGCCAGCTgtttggggctgggggtgctTGCACAATGTGAGGCACGCGGTGTTTTGGAGGAGCACTGGGCCACGACTGTGGCTTCCCAGTgtgatgaggatggggatgcagcactgctcccGAAGATTTTCTCTTGCAGTGAGATGGCCGCAGCACACACAGTGGGCACATCTCAACCTAACAGCGCTGTGGCTGTCAGCTTCCTGCTCACGTTCCTACCATGAATTTATCACCTTGCACCATCTGCCCTGTGCTCCAGcctggctgggagctgggcaaGTGGTCTCatgaataaaaatatctgcagtggcacaggggTGCAGCTTgggcacagctccagcacagggctgctcttcATCACCACGCGATGCTGTTTTACACCCTGACCTCACTGCAGGGGGTTGGTATGGGTTGAGCTCCGTGCTGGgcatctccagctctgcctAGTGTGAGCGAGATCcagtggggctggagggagcGATGGAGGAGCACATTGATGGAGCTGCACTTCTGGGGTGGGTTGGAGTGCATGGGGCTGGGTCTCATCACTGCAGCTGGGTCACCCCCGTGTCACCTACTGCTGTAGGGCACCCTGGGGagcacagcactctgctgtCTGGTCCTGCAGCACCCTCACATGGGGGCAGGTGGCAACATGgggacagctgtgctgcctcagCTGGGGACAATGGGGTGGGGGCTGTGGTCCTGACTGCCTGAgtcctcactgctgcctcctgtcTCCTGCAGTGGGTCATGTTCCCATCCTGCTGTGCACAGGGACAACATAGTCCCTGTTTCCGAACTCCTGCAGTGGATCTGTCCTTCACTGGTGCCTggcaggatggggctgtggcTCTGGCCATGTGCACATGGTCACTCCATGCTGGCTGCTTGAGGAGGACAGGACCGAAGTACAGCGTTGGCATCCCCCAAAACctttgactgtttttttttcccctgcatatGGTGGTGATGGGCCCAGGGCCAGGGCTCACCTCTCCCCACGCCACACTGCCGTGAGCCCCTTCTGCTGGGTCACACCTGCCTGACActgctctctctgctctgccaccaAGGGTCCCGTGGGGCTGACATGAGCCCATCCCACCTTTCACCATCGCAGGGTGGATCGGCTGCACCTGCACCCACCGAGGAGATCTGGGTGCTGCGGAAACCTTTCACAGGTACAGTGGGCATTTCCCTCCTGTTCCCAGGGCAGCACGCATCGCAGCACCGCAGTGTCCCCTGGATGCGGATCCCTGATGGCATCTCCTCTTCCTGTGCAGGTGGCGATCGCAGCAGCCTGGGTAGCACGGGCAGCGTGGCCTCAGCCCGCAGCTCCGGGAGTGGGCAGAGCACGGGCAGCGGGGCGCACGCCCTGCATGCTGGCTCCGAGGGCGTCAAGGTAAGGCCGTGCACCGGCACACAGTGTCACATGGCTCCGGCATCGGTGCTGGCTCGTGGTGGGACTTTGCTCCTTTGGCAGCTGTGATCCCATCCTGAGCAGAGCCTCTGCTGAGATCAATACTGCACCTCGTGCTGCAAGGTCCTGTTGGCATTCAGTGTGGCGTGGGGAAGCTGGTCACTGCCTGTTGGCATTCAGATCATGGTTGTCACCATCCGGCCACCCTCTTCCACCCCCAATGCTGGCTGCTCGCTGAGCTCAGCCCCCAATAGCGGTGCAGCATCTGGCCAAGGCCCGAgctgtgcatctctgctgcctcTCTGAGGATGCATCTGCACTGCGCACTGCACCGCACACTGCACGCCGCCATCTGCACGTGGCCCACTGCAGCTACGCGCTGCACGCTGCCATCTGCTCGCTGCACGCTGCTGCCCAGTGCACGCTGCTGCCCACACGCTGCGCTCTGCATGGCACGCAGTGCCCACTGCACGCCACACATTACACTGCGTGATGCACATTCTGCACCGCACAGCGCACGCTGcacagtgcacacagcacaccGCACGCTGTGCTTTCCGCACTGTACATTGCCCACCATTCATTGCACGCTATGCACTGCTCGCTGCCCCCTGCACTCCGTGCACAGCAGCCCCTTCCCGTGCCAACACATCCCAGGGAGCCCCATGAGCCCACCTCCCCACAGATGTGATGCTGTGACCGGCTGGGCACTGAGCGCAGTGCGTGCCCCCCATGCCGACGGCCACCACGGCTGCACCGTGCAGGGGGGGCCGTGCTGGCAGCCCCCTCCGGCGTGCGCCGGGGTGCCGCGGTGCCGCAGGCTCCCACCACCCGCGAGCACCATATGTGCTGCGAGCGCTGTTTTCCCCTCCGCAACCCAGATCCGTCGCgctcctccctgcagcaccgCAGCGCCCGCCGCGCACCCCCCGGTTCCCCGCTCGCCTCACTGCCGCCTGCTCTCCCCCCTTCTCGGGGTGTTTTTCAGCTGCTGGCAACGGTCCTTTCCCAGAAGGCTTCTGCGCAAGATGCTGCCGTGGGCGATGGGCCGGCCAAGGCGCAGGACATCCCCGCAGGTGCGTGCTGCCGGCccggctgctgggagcaggaggagcccTGGCCCCGCCGCGGGCTTGCCGTGGGCTGagtgatttgtctttttttttattgccgCGGCACCCGGCGCAAAAGAAGAAAACGTGTGGGTAAAAAATGACTCTCTCGCCTTTCGGCTGCTGCCAGGCCTTCTCCTGCCTCGGTTAGTGGGGGCACCGTGGGGAgggggcgggaggggggggCGCGGGCGGGCGGTGGGGCGAGAGCGCTCCCcggccccttcccctccccgGCCCCCCCTCTGCCGCTGTCTCGCCGCCCAGGGGCTCGGCAGGGGGCAGCCGGGCCGGGGGTGCCCACGCCGCGGGGGAGGCACGTGGGGGACGCAGGAGGACGATGCTCGCGTGCCGGGTGTTCGTGCCGGGGGGGTGCCCAGGCTGCAAGGGGGAGGTGCATCCATAGGGGGATGCAGGCGTTGATTGGGGTGGTGTGCACGCTGGGGGAGTGCAGGTATTGGGGAGGGAGTGCACAGATGTGGAAGGTGCCCACATGAGTGGGAGATGGATGTGGTGGGGAGGCACATGGCAGAGGGAGGCACGTGTGAGGAGGTGCCCACGCGAGTGAGATGCAGACAGGGGGGAGATGCGTGCGCCTGGGGGATGCACACGAATTGGGGGAGCAGtgtgcacaaacacacacacacacaaggagGATGCAGGCAGGTGCCAGAGGGATGCATGCAGGCGTGCGCGcgcgcgcgcacacacacacacacacacacacacagaggaaaaTGCTCCCGCAGCGTGCAATTGCATACAAGGAGGATGCACTTACCAGCAGGGGGAAGGAGATGCTCTTGTTGATCTGGATTAGAAACATGAGGTTGAAATTTCTGTGCAACCTGATGGCTGCTGAAGGCCACCATCCTGAAGACAAGGGGTGTCTGGATGCCTGTGCTGAGGTGCAGGGGTACAGGGCAGCTAGTGGCAGTGTGCTGGGTCTCctggctgcagtgaggctgagcccagccctgtgccagtgGCATGGCTGGAGGAGTGGGCACAgatggctctgggcagcaggacctcaggctgctgcctggggcACGTGGGCAGACGaggaaagcagctctggggagggGTCTGCCTCCTGCTGGGTCCATCAAAACACTCTGGCCCTCAGCCTCCACTTGGCTACCCCAGGTGAGCGCCATCCTCTTAATGCCCCAATGATGCCACGGTCTGTGGGAGCTGTGCTCACAATGACATGGGGGCCAGGGAGACCTGGgtactctgcagagctctgtgccagcacagcctcCTCTGTAAGCCTGGGGATAGCCTGCTGGCCTTATTGGGCACCATCTGCACAGGGATGGTACTGtcccagggagcacagcccAGGTAAGGGCGCCCTGCTGCATGGGGCTGGATGTTGCTCTCCTCTGCCTATCCTAGCCTTGTTGCCCCTGGCAGTggttctgctccctgccttacACAGCCAGAGTCTGGGGGCTGCAGCTTAGGGATGCACTGAGGAGGGCCTGACCAAGATCCTAGAACCATGAGGCCCAGCAGACCCGTGGCCCCATTCCCCACTGACTGCTGCCCCCCCAGCAGGCTCGTCGCGGTCGCAGAGTGTGGCCAGCTCCCCCTATGCACCCCAGCCACCTGCcgagcagcagctgaagaagaTGGAGCCACCATCAGAGGGGAAGGTGAGTGGGGAGCACTGAGTGCACTGGGTACCCTGCGGAGTTCAGTGATGGGGGGCATAGGCACAGCCACCCCCTCAccaacagctgcaggcagagctgtgccacagcCACCTGTGCTGGCGTGGCTGAGTGCTGGTTCTGGTGCTGGCCATGATGCCGTGCCCATGGGATGCCTAAGCCAAGGGGCTACATGgcctttctgcagtgctgactgATCTGAGGCCAGCATGCAGCTGGACAGCCCATGGGGCTGTGACAAGAACAGAGCAACAGAGCCCTGTGCCAAGGCTGCCCCGAGCTACGCCACTCTTCTCATTCTAGAGCTCAGAAGCTGTGTACCAGTGGCTGTGTAagttccagctgcagctctatGCACCCAACTTCATCAACGCCGGCTACGACATCACCACCATCAGCCGGATGACGCCAGAGGTGAGGCCATGAGGGCAGTCCTGGGACTGCCACCTGCTTGTGGAGAGTGATCCTGATTCTCCTCTCTCCCTCAGGACCTCACGGCCATTGGTGTCACCAAGCCAGGGCACAGGAAGAAGATTGCCTCTGAGATCAATAACCTCAACATCCCCGAGTGGCTGCCTGAGTACAAGCCGGTAAGGGCTGCGCAGGGCCGGGTGACATGGTgccacagtgccacatccagagcggtgctgggagccctgcagcaggttCCATCCAGGGAGGGCTGTCACAGGGGGAGTGGCAGTGGGAATTGGCTCACTGCTCCCAGATGAAGCCCATATCCCATGGTTCTGAAGCTGCACATCCCCTGCTGAAGTCCCTGGCATTGGCATCGGGCCAATGACAGCTGTCACCACATGGATGTGATGCTGTCTGCGCCTTGATGTTGTCCCATCAGCTGGACCATAGTAAGGGGTCCTTGGAGCACAGAGGTGCAGGAGTTCCCTAGGCCCTCCCCGGTGAGCACAGGGACACATGTGGCACTATCACTGCATGTGCACACCTGGTGCTGAGCAGTGTCCCACGCCCCCAGGCCAACCTGGCGCTGTGGCTCTCCATGATTGGCCTGTCCCAGTACTACAAGGTGCTGGTGGAGAACGGCTACGAGAACATCGACTTCATCACTGACATCACCTGGGAGGACCTGCAGGAGATCGGCATCACCAAGCTGGGTAAGGTCTCATGACACAGCACTGTGGTGGCCCATGGTTCCTTGGCTGACACTGATGCTTTGTGCCATCCCCAGGCCACCAGAAGAAGCTGATGCTCGCAGTGAAgaagctggcagagctgcagcggGCTGAGCTGGGCAAGTATGAGCCAGGCACACTGAAGAGGAAGGCAGCGGCATGCCCAGAGGTGCTGGCCATTGAGTCCCCACCACCTGAGCCACCCGAGTGCCAGTCACCCAAGATGACAACGTTCCAGGACAGCGAGCtgagcagtgagctgcaggTGGCCATGACAGGTGAAGGCCCTGAGGAGACGCCCGAGAAACCAGCCAACCCTGCAGCCCCTGGCTACCGATCACCACCAGCGCTGGGCGGCCGCGCCAGGCAGATGAGCAGCtcacaggagctgctgggtgatGGCCCCCGTGCCCCTGCCAGCACCGCCATCTCCAAGAGCCAGGAGTACCTGGCAGAGGGGGCCCCCGAGGGTCCCCCCGTGCCGCCAACCAAGGAGCTCCGCCAGCCACGGCACGGCCACTCTGTCAAGCGTGCCAGTGTTCCGCCGGTGCCCGGCAAACCCCGGCAGGCCTTCCCGCCTACCGCCGGGCACCTGACACCACCACAGACCCCTGGCAAGCCACGTCCACCCTCCCCACAGGGCCCATCAGCACCCCACGCCACTGCCAAGGTGAAGCCcactccacagctgctgccaccgGGTGAGCGCCCCGCATCACCCCGCTCCCTGCCCCAGTCTCCCACGCACCGTGGCTTTGCCTACGTCCTTCCACAGCCCACCGATGGTGAGGGGGCCCCCCCAGGGGTGCCGGTCCTGCCTGTCTCAGTGCCAGTGCTGTGCCTGCCACCAGCAGGTGAGGGTGAGGAGGAGCCGGGGAGGCCGAAGAAACGGGCACACAGCCTGAACCGCTACGCCACCTCCGACAGCGAGCAGGAGCGGGACGAGCTGCTGGTGCCTGACGCGGGGCCTTATGCTACCGTGCAGCGGCGCGTGGGGCGCAGCCACTCAGTGCGGGCACCTGCCGGTGGTGACAAGAATGTCAACCGCAGCCAGTCCTTCGCCATCCGCCCCAAGAAGAAGGGGCCCCCGCCACCACCCCCCAAGCGCTCCAGCTCTGCTATATCCAGTGCTGGCATGGCCGAGGACTTCCCCAAGGATGGTGAAGGTGAGGTGGCCGCTGGAACCCCTGGCACCGAGGGGGAGAGTCGTCAGGAGCAGCGGCGTGCCAGCGATCTGGGTGGCAGCGTGGACACGGGCAGCGCCGGCAGCGTGCGCAGCATTGCAGCCATGCTGGAGATGTCCTCCATTGGTGGTGGGGCGCGGGCGCTGGCCCTGCAGAAACCACCTGGGGCTGGTGTGCCTGGGAAGGGGCCCGATGGATACTATCTGCAGCCAGGAGCTCCCCCAGGAAGCCCTGAGCGTGCCCGTGTGGCCACCGTCCTGGCTACCGTCAAGCACAAGGAGGCCATTGGGCTGGATGGGGAGGTTGTGAACCGGCGCCGGACCATCAGCGGTCCTGTCACCGGGCTGGTGGCGGCCGCACGCCGCGAGCATGCCGACAGTGTGCGCTCCGAGACAGGCGCTGATGGCCCCAGCGAGCGTCTGCGGGCTGAGCGTGGTGGCTCTCCAGACACAATCCCCTTTGCTGAGGAGGGCAACCTCACCATCAAGCAGCGACCACGTGCCCTGGGACCAGCCCGGGTGGAGGCAGGAGAAGGGCTGTCCCCAGCGCACCGCCATGGAGACCTGGCCAAGGTGGAGGCCAGTGCCACACTTAAGAGGCGCATCCGTGCCCGGCAGAGCCAGCAGGACAGCATCCGCTTCATCCTCACCGAGTCTGACACTGTCAAGCGCCGGCCCAAGGCCAAGGACAAGGAACCAGCGCTGGAGCAAGCCCCTCTTGTCGTCTACCAGAACGGCACCGGCACTGTCAAGCGGCGGCCAGCTTCAGAGCTGAGTGGAGCTGAGACTCCCCCAACCCCACCGCCTGCCACCCGCCCCGACGGCCCTGACTTCACCCCACCGCCTGCCGAGCCCAAGAAACCCTTCAAGCCACCGGTGTCCCCCAAGCCTGTGCTAACGCAGCCAGCGCAGAAAGTCCCTGGGCCACCAGTGCCCATCCCCAAAAAGATGCCCATCCCAAGCCCAGGCAGCCCAGGTAGGTGTTCGTGAGCATTGGGGATGGTTGGCTGTGGGGGAGCCCCTCGGGGCACTGCACCGTCACTGCAGCCATCCTACCCCAttccctctcccttctctccacAGAGGTGAAGCGGGTCCACGGCACACCACCCCCGGTATCCCCCAAGCCCACACcaccccccacagcccccaagCCCCCCAAGCCCCATGCCGCCATCCAGTCGGTGAGCGCGGGCTCCACGCCAACTCCGTCCCCCGCCCGGCAGCTGGGCGCTACTGCCAAGCCCTCCAGCACACCGCCCTCActctgctccagccctgccaaGCCCCTCTCACCCGGCGCTCAGCCCCAGCAGGTGCCAGTGAAACCACCGCGTTCCGCTATCGCCGGACCCTCTGTTGACAGTGCCAGCCCTGAGCTGGTGCAGCAAAAGCTGGAGGAGACCAGCGCATCCCTGGCTGCTGCGCTACAGGCTGTGGAGGAGAAGATCAAGCAGGAGGACAGCCAGGCAGCAGAGTAAGGGCTGCGAGGATGCGGTGCATGGCAGGGAGCTGTGcgagggctgggggctgcgctCTGGGCTGCGTGGGGATGGTGGTTTGGGAGGATGAGTACCACGGACTGGCGTTGGTGGTGACAATGGGGACAGGGCACTGGGGCATAGGAGGGCACAGGGGCTGTGGTGGCACTGGGGATGCTGACTACAGTGGGTTAAGGCCATAGCACAGGGCAGAGGTAGCCACGTGGTCCCAGTGCATGCACTGACCCAGTGCCCACCACTCTCCTAGCTCCACTGCAGAGGCAAAGAGCACAGGCAGCATCCTGGATGACATCGGCAGCATGTTTGATGACCTGGCCGACCAGCTGGATGCCATGCTGGAGTGAGGGGCGCGACGGCCCCGCGAACCTCAGGGCTTACGTGGGCACAAGGGCACAATGATCCGCGACCTCCCGGCCCCACCATCCCCTTTGTACAGCCGTCCCCTCCTGGACCTCCCATCCCTCGGGGTTTGCACAAAGAAGAAGATACCTCAGGATTGTGCTCACGGACTCGGCGCCCGCCCGCCACGGCTCCGGCAGGACTCCcttctgcagaagcaaaaaaatacaatagaagaagcaaagcaaCACCACCCGGCCTGAAGCGCCCTGCTCGCACCAGATCCGGGTTTGGGGTTTTCTCTCCCTACCCGCGGTGGCCCCGTGGTTGCCCTGCCGGCCCCGGTCCCCGAATGTAGCACAACCCCGGTGCGGCACTGCTGGCATTCATCCACCCGTGCCCTCTTGTTCTGGTGGCGAGTCCGGATGGGCGATGCACTTAggtttctttaatttttcttttcattttctctttttgtcactttttttcctttgtagttCGCGAGCATTGGGGTGGGCACGGTGCTGGGTACAGCACCCGGATCCCTGCACCCGCTGCTCTCCAGCCCCgcgctgctgctgtgggctctTCACGTCGGGGTGGGAGAGGGGCTTTTTGTCGGTACCGTTGCAAATGGATGAGCTCCTGCTTGGGGcaggtggggagcagcaggtTGTGCCCCTGCCCAGCCCCTCGCCGCCAGGGGAGAGGACGTCATAAGCTATAACGAAGTATTAATTTATTGGAGGGGAAAAACGACTGAGAGATATAAAGCAGTATTTCCCCCATCtcccaaataataataataataataaaaaaaaaaagaataaactttaacaaatatatatttaaaagatttaaaaaaaaatattagcaatTATATATAAAGcagtttaaacaaacaaaaaaaaaatcaagagagaACTGGATTTTAGCTTGAGAAAAACTATTAGATTATACTAAGCTGTGTGTCTTGTGGCAAACTCATTCTCCGAGTAGCACAATATTTACCTTTATCTGGGTGGAAGGTACGTGCAAGCCGTTCTGTTCGGGTTTTCCGTTGGGTTTCAGTGTACCGTCTTTCTTTTTACACAGTTAAGAACTCAAAGGATGTGCCTTGTTTTATGGAGGTTTTTGTTAACTCTTCTACTGGAGGTGTTTCGTTTCTTTCCGGAGTGTCTTCAGGTtttcatttgactttttttggcattcctgtgtgtgtgtgtgtgtgtgcacgcgGTGTGTGCGTGCGTCCCGGCGCACGGCTGTACATTCATGTATAAACAGGAGTCTGGTTCAGTCGCTTGAGTTCTGATGAAtgcatctttttgttttttgcttgtggTTCCCAACAAAGTGTTGCTGTACCTCTCTTTTCCCCGAGCCGCGCAGGCTGGGCTcgccctcccctcctccctccttcccattGTGGTCGCTGATCCAGATGTGTTTGGCACAACTTTGaaatttctttacaaaaaaaaaaaaaaaattaaaaaaaataataaaaaaaaaatcacaacacacacacacgcaaaaaaaaaaaaaaaaaaaaaaaaaaaaaaaaaagactttaaaaataacaaaaaaaagaaaaaaaaaaaaaaaaagaaaaaaaaaaaaaatcacccgcctgaaaatatctgttgaaaggaaaaaaaaaatatgtatctaccaaaaaaaaaaatccataaagtTCTACATGAtggatatatacatatatatattttttatgatTAAGTTATGGACTCTGTATCGTATCCCATCTGTCAAGCTATGCATCTTGGTGCTTTCCCTGCTCTTCTGTGCTTAGATTTCACCTCTACTCGTCTTATTCTTCCTATTCTGAATAGTAGATGGCTCGTGGTGCTGTGAAGAAGTTTGCTCCTATACAAAGTCTGgcaacaaatatttaaagaaaaataataaaaaaaaaaaaaaaataaaaccctgcCGGGCTGCCACCCCTGTTTGTGACCCGAGAGGTGTCTCCTGGTGCGAGGGTCCTGATGCCATCGGGGCTGGTGGGGGCACAGCGGTGCCGCAGAGCTCCCAGTCCTCATTGTGCAGAGCTGGGTGGATATGAGGCACAGCCCAGAGCTCCCCTGTGCCTCTGCCCTGGGGGGAGCCAGTGCCAGCCTGGGGCgaggggctgtgggtgctcccCACCTGACTGCCCACCGTCCTGCAAAAACTCACGCCGGCCAGGAACAACTCTTTCCACTTTTATTGTCAATGAAGAAATAATCAAATCTATATTACAATCTtaaaaacagtagaaaatgtGAGTAAAAATGCAACAGaggctttttctctttaatgtgGAAACCATTATTACAGGGTGGTGAACAATGGGCTTGTGTTATCTGAGAACTAGCAGTGGCGTAAAAATCGTACCTGGCTACTCAAGAAAACACCTCTTCCCAGATGGATCAGCCTGACATCTTGGCAGTAAAATTAAATACTAGAGACAGAAAGGGCTTGGGGACCTAACCCAGGGCACGGCCTAATGCTCAGCTCTACCATTTACATGGGACCACCTCCCAGCCCCCACCTGCGCCCACCCAAACCACTGGGTCCCGGTGCTGGCCAATATGACCGGCACGCTGCGGTGAGGGCACCATGCAGCTCTTCTGCATTCCCATGTGGCAGATCCGAGGGAACAACTGGAGCATCCGTGGGCCAGATCTATCCTGAGAGCTGCCCGCCGGGGTCCTTGCAAGGGGGAGAACCGCAGCTGACAGGCAGCAGCGGGCAGTGCTCGGtgcacagaggagctgcagcagttctTCGGAGTGGTGGCATCACCCAGCAGGCCGACGGAGGGAGGCATTTTTGGTCTTTCAGTGTGTAGAACTAGGGCGGCTCTCGCTAGCACGTCCAGACCTGGAGGAGACAACAGCAACTCGTGGTCATGACAGTTCTGAGCAGCTCCACTGGCTTCTCTTCGTCATCTCATGGAGTTTCTCTTTGGGTTTTCAGCCCCCACAGCACCTCTGCCAGGAGCTCAACCTCCCACCCGCTGAAACTCATCTCCTTGTTTATTTAAAGCCAACTCCTCCTTCATTTAACACCCAAGTTCTAGCACTAAGAAGAGACCAAAGCATCACGGAGAAGCCTAAGGAAACCAACCTTTACAGTGCTGTCCACAGCGCCAGAGAAGAGGCGGCCCCTGGAGACTGCAAGGGCAGTGACACTGCCCTGGTGCCGCAGCAGCGTCTGAGTACAGATCATGTTGTCCATGCTCCACACCTGTGGGCACACAGAAGGCATGAGACAGAAGAGGATTACTCattcatcctctcccttctaATGCTGTGTCACAACAACAGTGCCAAGAGCACAGacccagctgcacagccctggaCACGTACCCTGAGAGACCGGTCATACGATGCACTGAAGACTTTGGTTTGATCTGGTGTGGAGATGACAGCAAGGGCATAAACTGTACCCACGTGACCAGTCAGTGTGCGGACTTGTTCCTTGGTCTCTATGTCCCAAACCTGTGGAAGGAGAGCAGGTCATCATAACCTATTACAAGATGTTCATCCACATCTCCAAGCTC
This window of the Lagopus muta isolate bLagMut1 chromosome 15, bLagMut1 primary, whole genome shotgun sequence genome carries:
- the CASKIN1 gene encoding caskin-1 isoform X2, encoding MGKDQELVQAVKAEDIAAVQKLLQRPKPGKAKLLGSAKRVNVNFQDTDGFSALHHAALNGNTELISLLLEAQAAVDIKDNKGMRPLHYAAWQGKKEPMKMVLKAGSSVNIPSDEGQIPLHLAAQHGHYDVSEMLLQHQSNPCIMDNSGKTPLDLACEFGRVGVVQLLLNSNMCAALLEPKPGDTTDPNGTSPLHLAAKNGHIDIIRLLLQAGIDINRQTKAGTALHEAALCGKTDVVRLLLDSGINAHVRNTYNQTALDIVNQFTTSQASKEIKQMLRDASAALQVRAVKDYCNNYDLTSLNVKAGDVITVLEQHADGRWKGCIHDNRTGNDRVGYFPSSLVEAISKRTGSWETVTIPQQYQKIPLPAYGAAVLNGDASSHPFHSLPPPPPPPPHSHQTLFSSFGYHRLSPSSADEPRYGQGSRGADMSPSHLSPSQGGSAAPAPTEEIWVLRKPFTGGDRSSLGSTGSVASARSSGSGQSTGSGAHALHAGSEGVKLLATVLSQKASAQDAAVGDGPAKAQDIPAGSSRSQSVASSPYAPQPPAEQQLKKMEPPSEGKSSEAVYQWLCKFQLQLYAPNFINAGYDITTISRMTPEDLTAIGVTKPGHRKKIASEINNLNIPEWLPEYKPANLALWLSMIGLSQYYKVLVENGYENIDFITDITWEDLQEIGITKLGHQKKLMLAVKKLAELQRAELGKYEPGTLKRKAAACPEVLAIESPPPEPPECQSPKMTTFQDSELSSELQVAMTGEGPEETPEKPANPAAPGYRSPPALGGRARQMSSSQELLGDGPRAPASTAISKSQEYLAEGAPEGPPVPPTKELRQPRHGHSVKRASVPPVPGKPRQAFPPTAGHLTPPQTPGKPRPPSPQGPSAPHATAKVKPTPQLLPPGERPASPRSLPQSPTHRGFAYVLPQPTDGEGAPPGVPVLPVSVPVLCLPPAGEGEEEPGRPKKRAHSLNRYATSDSEQERDELLVPDAGPYATVQRRVGRSHSVRAPAGGDKNVNRSQSFAIRPKKKGPPPPPPKRSSSAISSAGMAEDFPKDGEGEVAAGTPGTEGESRQEQRRASDLGGSVDTGSAGSVRSIAAMLEMSSIGGGARALALQKPPGAGVPGKGPDGYYLQPGAPPGSPERARVATVLATVKHKEAIGLDGEVVNRRRTISGPVTGLVAAARREHADSVRSETGADGPSERLRAERGGSPDTIPFAEEGNLTIKQRPRALGPARVEAGEGLSPAHRHGDLAKVEASATLKRRIRARQSQQDSIRFILTESDTVKRRPKAKDKEPALEQAPLVVYQNGTGTVKRRPASELSGAETPPTPPPATRPDGPDFTPPPAEPKKPFKPPVSPKPVLTQPAQKVPGPPVPIPKKMPIPSPGSPEVKRVHGTPPPVSPKPTPPPTAPKPPKPHAAIQSVSAGSTPTPSPARQLGATAKPSSTPPSLCSSPAKPLSPGAQPQQVPVKPPRSAIAGPSVDSASPELVQQKLEETSASLAAALQAVEEKIKQEDSQAADSTAEAKSTGSILDDIGSMFDDLADQLDAMLE